One Parasphingorhabdus cellanae genomic region harbors:
- a CDS encoding exo-beta-N-acetylmuramidase NamZ family protein, protein MKFGIDRLLAEPELRAPLAGERIALLAHPASVTENLTHSLDALSQCDGIELSSAFGPQHGLRGDKQDNMIESPDYDDPVLGIPIFSLYGEVRRPTKQMMDSFDIILIDLQDLGCRIYTFITTLRYILEAAAEHGKTVWVLDRPNPAGRPIEGMMLEEGWESFVGAAPMPMRHGLTMGEMGHWFISYFNLDVEYHVVEMQGWQPEGPGFGWPTDRIWINPSPNAPNLSMARAYAGTVMLEGTTLSEGRGTTRPLELFGAPDIDAKAVIAEMQRKAPQWLKGCILRECWFEPTFHKHVGMLCGGVQIHAEGPSYDHAAFRPWRLQALALKAINKLYFGYELWRDFAYEYEEGKLAFDVINGGPGLREWIESPSTIANDLEAIVAPDERVWGQMLKDHLIY, encoded by the coding sequence ATGAAATTTGGAATTGATCGCCTTCTCGCTGAACCGGAATTGCGGGCACCGCTGGCCGGAGAGCGGATTGCACTGTTAGCGCATCCCGCTTCCGTTACAGAGAATCTGACCCATTCGCTGGACGCGCTATCGCAATGCGACGGTATAGAATTGAGTTCGGCCTTTGGACCACAACATGGCCTGCGCGGTGATAAACAGGATAATATGATCGAATCACCAGATTATGATGATCCGGTTTTGGGGATTCCAATATTCAGCCTTTATGGTGAAGTGCGTCGGCCCACCAAGCAGATGATGGATAGCTTTGATATTATTCTGATTGATCTGCAGGATCTAGGTTGCCGGATTTATACGTTCATCACAACGCTGCGCTACATATTGGAGGCAGCGGCTGAGCATGGCAAAACTGTTTGGGTGCTTGATCGTCCTAACCCTGCGGGACGACCGATTGAAGGTATGATGCTGGAAGAAGGCTGGGAAAGTTTTGTTGGTGCGGCCCCTATGCCTATGCGGCATGGTTTGACCATGGGTGAAATGGGGCACTGGTTTATCAGCTATTTTAATCTGGACGTGGAATATCACGTCGTTGAAATGCAAGGTTGGCAGCCTGAGGGACCGGGTTTTGGGTGGCCTACAGACCGGATATGGATCAACCCGAGTCCCAATGCTCCCAACCTTTCAATGGCACGGGCCTATGCTGGCACTGTGATGCTTGAAGGCACCACATTGTCGGAAGGGCGAGGTACGACCAGGCCGCTTGAATTATTCGGAGCCCCTGACATAGATGCAAAAGCAGTAATCGCTGAAATGCAGCGCAAGGCTCCACAGTGGCTCAAAGGATGTATATTACGGGAATGTTGGTTTGAACCAACTTTTCACAAGCATGTCGGAATGCTTTGCGGTGGCGTTCAAATCCATGCTGAAGGTCCGTCCTACGACCATGCAGCGTTTCGTCCCTGGCGATTGCAAGCGCTAGCACTCAAAGCGATTAACAAGCTATATTTCGGTTATGAACTATGGCGCGATTTTGCGTATGAATATGAAGAGGGCAAGTTGGCCTTTGATGTGATCAATGGCGGTCCCGGATTGCGGGAGTGGATTGAAAGTCCATCGACAATTGCAAATGATCTGGAAGCTATAGTTGCGCCGGATGAGCGTGTGTGGGGTCAGATGTTGAAAGACCATCTGATTTACTGA
- a CDS encoding vWA domain-containing protein produces the protein MFFNFMDELRAAGITASLKEHLVLLEALDKEVIQRRPEEFYYLSRATFVKDEGLLDRFDQVFSKVFKGIETSYGMQEEEIPLDWLKAVAEKYLTEEEMAEVKKLGSWDEIMETLKERLAEQEKRHEGGSKWIGTGGTSPYGNSGYNPEGVRIGGEGGQKKAVKVWDKREFQNLDNTKQLGTRNIKVALRRLRRFAREGSADELDINSTINGTAKKGWLDIHMRPERHNAVKLLLFLDVGGSMDPFIKLCEELFSAATSEFKNLEFFYFHNCVYEGVWKDNRRRFSERTNTWDILHKYGHDYKLIFVGDASMSPYEITHPGGSVEHFNEEAGVTWLHRMTNTYPATAWLNPVPEKQWGYSQSVKIVKELMNDRMYPLTLEGLSDAMKELTRKHGS, from the coding sequence ATGTTCTTCAACTTCATGGACGAGCTACGAGCAGCAGGAATTACTGCCTCGCTGAAGGAACATCTGGTGCTTTTAGAAGCACTGGACAAGGAGGTCATCCAGCGTCGTCCCGAAGAATTCTATTATCTGTCCCGCGCAACTTTCGTAAAAGATGAAGGCCTTCTGGATCGCTTTGATCAAGTTTTCTCGAAAGTCTTCAAAGGCATAGAAACCAGCTACGGGATGCAGGAAGAGGAAATTCCGCTCGATTGGCTGAAGGCGGTTGCGGAGAAATATCTGACCGAAGAAGAAATGGCAGAAGTCAAGAAACTTGGCAGCTGGGACGAAATTATGGAGACGCTAAAAGAGCGCCTTGCCGAACAAGAAAAGCGCCATGAAGGCGGCAGCAAATGGATTGGAACGGGCGGTACGTCGCCCTACGGTAACAGTGGCTATAATCCGGAGGGCGTTCGAATTGGCGGTGAAGGCGGCCAAAAGAAAGCAGTAAAGGTCTGGGATAAACGCGAATTCCAAAATCTTGATAACACCAAGCAGCTTGGTACCCGCAATATAAAAGTGGCTCTGCGCCGCCTGCGCCGGTTTGCCCGCGAGGGCTCAGCCGACGAGCTTGATATAAACAGCACTATCAATGGCACTGCGAAAAAGGGGTGGCTCGACATCCATATGCGCCCAGAGCGGCATAACGCTGTGAAATTACTTTTATTTCTTGATGTTGGTGGATCAATGGATCCTTTCATCAAATTATGTGAGGAACTATTTTCAGCGGCAACGTCTGAATTTAAAAACTTGGAATTTTTCTATTTTCATAACTGTGTTTATGAAGGCGTATGGAAAGACAACCGTCGACGCTTTTCCGAACGGACTAATACCTGGGATATCCTCCACAAATATGGCCATGACTATAAGCTGATTTTCGTTGGTGACGCCTCAATGAGTCCTTATGAAATCACCCATCCAGGTGGTTCGGTTGAACATTTCAACGAGGAGGCGGGCGTGACTTGGCTTCACCGGATGACCAATACCTATCCTGCAACCGCCTGGTTAAACCCGGTGCCCGAAAAACAATGGGGCTATTCGCAGAGCGTAAAGATCGTCAAGGAATTGATGAATGACCGCATGTATCCCTTGACGCTCGAAGGTTTGAGCGATGCGATGAAGGAATTGACGCGCAAACACGGATCATGA
- a CDS encoding AAA family ATPase, with the protein MRFDGTKDYVATDDLKVAVNAAVTLRRPLLVKGEPGTGKTVLAHEIAKATGAPLIEWNVKSTTKAHQGLYEYDAVARLRDGQLGDERVHDISNYIRKGKLWEAFTSKELPVLLIDEIDKADIEFPNDLLQELDRMEFHVYETKETIKAAERPIVVITSNNEKELPDAFLRRCFFHYIKFPDRETMQEIINVHFPDIQGILVKKAMDIFYDVREVPGLKKKPSTSELLDWLKLLLAEDMPLEVLQSQDPSKAIPPLHGALLKNEQDVMLFERLAFMAKREAR; encoded by the coding sequence ATGCGTTTTGACGGCACCAAAGATTATGTAGCAACCGATGATTTGAAGGTTGCGGTTAACGCTGCCGTTACGCTTCGCCGGCCTCTCCTCGTAAAGGGAGAGCCAGGTACGGGTAAAACCGTTCTTGCGCACGAAATTGCCAAGGCAACCGGCGCGCCGCTGATCGAATGGAATGTAAAATCTACGACCAAGGCGCATCAGGGCCTTTATGAATATGACGCAGTGGCGCGGCTTCGTGACGGTCAGCTTGGCGACGAGCGGGTTCATGATATTTCGAACTACATCCGGAAAGGCAAGCTCTGGGAAGCCTTTACAAGCAAAGAATTACCGGTCCTGCTGATCGACGAGATCGACAAAGCCGACATCGAATTTCCCAACGACTTATTGCAGGAACTCGATCGCATGGAATTCCATGTTTACGAGACAAAAGAGACCATCAAGGCAGCCGAGCGCCCCATAGTGGTTATTACATCCAACAATGAAAAAGAGCTCCCGGACGCATTCTTGCGCCGCTGTTTCTTCCACTATATCAAATTCCCGGATCGCGAGACGATGCAGGAAATTATCAACGTTCATTTCCCAGATATTCAGGGAATATTGGTCAAAAAGGCGATGGATATTTTTTATGATGTCCGTGAAGTTCCTGGACTTAAGAAAAAGCCCAGCACCTCAGAATTGCTCGATTGGTTGAAGTTGTTACTCGCAGAAGACATGCCTCTCGAAGTGCTGCAATCACAGGATCCAAGCAAAGCGATTCCGCCTTTGCACGGTGCTTTGCTTAAAAACGAACAGGACGTCATGTTATTCGAACGCTTGGCCTTTATGGCGAAACGCGAAGCGCGTTAA